The following coding sequences lie in one Xanthomonas hortorum pv. pelargonii genomic window:
- a CDS encoding DUF3106 domain-containing protein encodes MTTIKWYGLLLCAAIDLAGAQALPTPLEEGSVAAPSSAATPAVSTSATSTPAAPTSATPSAAQQRARWDALTPAQQAELRARYAAWKGLTATDRVVLRQARERLRALPEDQQRALRTQFTVMDRLHRDGWRLGSQLGAFYSPLQPLIGYVPPAQRDALLSVLRSLDAGQLEQLALLAQRTPPQERDALRDALLAEAPATRNAWLKRQLAR; translated from the coding sequence ATGACGACAATTAAGTGGTACGGGTTGCTGTTGTGCGCCGCTATCGACTTGGCCGGTGCGCAAGCCTTACCGACGCCGTTGGAAGAAGGCAGCGTTGCCGCACCGTCCAGCGCCGCGACGCCTGCAGTCTCGACTTCCGCGACTTCAACGCCCGCAGCTCCAACTTCCGCGACCCCGAGCGCCGCACAGCAACGCGCGCGCTGGGACGCCTTGACGCCTGCACAGCAGGCCGAGCTGCGCGCCCGCTATGCCGCGTGGAAAGGGCTTACCGCCACCGATCGGGTGGTGCTGCGGCAGGCACGCGAGCGTCTGCGTGCCTTGCCCGAAGACCAGCAGCGCGCACTGCGCACGCAGTTCACCGTGATGGATCGCCTGCATCGCGATGGCTGGCGCCTGGGCTCGCAGCTGGGCGCGTTCTATTCCCCGTTGCAGCCGTTGATCGGCTACGTACCGCCGGCACAGCGCGACGCGCTCTTGAGCGTGTTGCGCAGCCTGGATGCCGGGCAACTGGAGCAGTTGGCATTGCTGGCACAACGCACCCCGCCGCAGGAGCGCGATGCCCTGCGCGATGCCTTGCTGGCCGAGGCGCCTGCAACGCGCAATGCATGGTTGAAGCGGCAACTGGCGCGGTGA
- a CDS encoding IS5 family transposase (programmed frameshift), producing MEITPAQFSLIEHCLPAQRSNVSMTNLQVVNAILYVAEHGCKWRGLPKRFGNWHTVYTRMNRWAKAGVLDRMFAQLQKSQIVRIKIEAVSLDSTSVKVHPDGTGAFKKNGPQAVGKSRGGWNTKIHMVAADARTAITFGLTPGNVHDAPAGRALLEHLGPVERPIHLLMDRAYEGNETRQLALDLGFVPVVPPKSNRVEPWEYNREMYKRRNEVERLFRRLKGYRRIFSRFEKLDVMFLGFLSFVLVVDGLRMC from the exons ATGGAGATCACGCCAGCACAATTTTCTCTGATCGAACACTGCCTGCCGGCGCAGCGCAGCAATGTCAGCATGACCAACCTGCAAGTGGTCAACGCCATCCTTTACGTTGCCGAGCATGGCTGCAAATGGCGCGGCCTACCCAAGCGCTTTGGCAACTGGCATACGGTCTACACACGCATGAACCGTTGGGCCAAGGCGGGTGTGCTGGACCGGATGTTCGCCCAATTGCAGAAGTCCCAGATCGTGCGCATCAAGATCGAAGCAGTCTCGCTGGACTCCACCAGCGTCAAGGTCCATCCCGATGGCACGGGTGCAT TTAAAAAAAACGGCCCGCAGGCCGTCGGCAAGTCTCGCGGTGGATGGAACACCAAGATTCATATGGTTGCCGCAGATGCTCGAACAGCCATCACCTTTGGATTGACGCCTGGCAACGTGCATGACGCACCTGCAGGCCGCGCGTTGCTTGAACACCTGGGGCCAGTGGAGCGGCCGATTCATTTGTTGATGGACCGTGCTTACGAAGGCAACGAAACCCGCCAGTTGGCGCTCGATCTTGGCTTCGTGCCGGTGGTCCCGCCGAAATCCAATCGGGTCGAGCCTTGGGAATACAACCGGGAGATGTACAAGCGGCGTAACGAAGTGGAGAGACTGTTCCGTCGCTTGAAAGGCTACCGCCGGATTTTCTCGCGCTTCGAGAAGCTGGATGTCATGTTCCTTGGATTCCTCAGCTTCGTCCTAGTCGTTGATGGGCTTCGGATGTGTTAA
- a CDS encoding glutathione S-transferase family protein — protein sequence MTMAPAATQPTTQTPTITLWGRRNSSNVRKVLWCAEEAAVPYTSIEVGGAFGGNDTPAYRALNPNGVVPTLQDGELVLWESNAIVRYLAARYAPALYPQSPAERALGDRWMDWTTSTFAGVFRDLFWGVLRTAEAERDHARIAAALMRSGELLARADAVLAQQPYLSGEQFAMGDIPLGSFIYAWFEMPIDRPELPHLQAWYQRLRARPAYQRGVMTALT from the coding sequence ATGACCATGGCACCCGCTGCAACGCAGCCCACCACGCAGACACCAACGATCACGTTATGGGGGCGCCGCAATTCCAGCAATGTGCGCAAGGTGTTGTGGTGCGCCGAAGAAGCCGCAGTGCCCTACACATCGATCGAAGTGGGCGGCGCCTTCGGTGGTAACGACACGCCCGCGTATCGCGCGTTGAATCCGAACGGCGTGGTGCCGACGCTGCAGGATGGCGAGTTGGTGCTGTGGGAGTCCAACGCGATCGTGCGTTATCTGGCCGCGCGTTATGCGCCGGCCCTGTATCCGCAATCGCCGGCCGAACGCGCGCTGGGCGATCGCTGGATGGACTGGACCACCTCGACATTTGCCGGCGTGTTTCGCGATCTATTCTGGGGCGTGCTGCGCACCGCCGAGGCCGAGCGCGATCACGCACGCATCGCCGCTGCTTTGATGCGCTCAGGCGAACTGCTTGCACGCGCCGATGCGGTATTGGCGCAACAGCCGTATCTGTCCGGCGAACAGTTCGCGATGGGCGATATTCCGCTCGGCAGCTTTATCTACGCCTGGTTCGAAATGCCGATCGACCGACCCGAGTTGCCGCACCTGCAGGCGTGGTATCAGCGCTTGCGCGCGCGGCCCGCGTACCAGCGTGGAGTGATGACGGCGCTGACGTGA
- a CDS encoding NAD(P)/FAD-dependent oxidoreductase translates to MTSSPSQAPLHLVVVGGGFAGLWATRALDDPGIRITLIDRQNHHLFQPLLYQVATAGLSAPDIAAPLRHILREQRNVEVLLGDVAEIAPTRREVVLADGNTLGYDMLLLATGATHAYFGNDHWAEHAPGLKTLYDALVLRRKLLLAFERAEAESDPAARAAWLSFAVVGGGPTGVELAGTLAEIARHTLKDEFRHIDPQQARVRLVEAGPRVLPSFPEDLTDKARKQLERLGVEVHTGTPVTHIDALGYQLGDTFVPARTVVWAAGVAASPLARTLGVPLDRAGRVLVQPDLSVPGHPEIFVGGDLASVQQDGRPVPGVAPAAKQMGKHIAKAIRARHRGQATPAFRYQDYGNLATIGRMAAIVHVGKLKLSGIVAWWFWLAAHVYFLIGFRNRFVVLVNWAMAYWSYQRAARIIFGGATDDPLPNSKDG, encoded by the coding sequence ATGACTTCTTCTCCCTCCCAAGCTCCACTGCATCTGGTCGTGGTCGGTGGCGGTTTTGCCGGCTTATGGGCAACTCGCGCGCTCGACGATCCCGGCATCCGCATCACCCTGATCGACCGCCAGAATCATCACCTGTTCCAGCCGCTGCTGTATCAGGTTGCCACCGCCGGCCTGTCGGCACCGGATATCGCCGCGCCGCTGCGCCACATCCTGCGCGAGCAGCGCAATGTCGAAGTGCTGCTTGGCGATGTGGCCGAAATTGCTCCAACCCGTCGCGAAGTGGTGCTCGCCGATGGCAACACGCTCGGCTACGACATGCTGCTGCTGGCCACCGGCGCCACCCATGCCTACTTCGGCAACGATCACTGGGCCGAGCATGCGCCCGGCCTGAAAACGCTCTACGACGCGCTGGTGCTGCGGCGCAAATTGCTGCTGGCCTTCGAGCGCGCCGAAGCCGAATCCGACCCCGCCGCACGCGCCGCCTGGCTCAGCTTTGCAGTGGTCGGCGGCGGTCCGACCGGCGTGGAACTGGCTGGCACGCTGGCCGAAATCGCCCGCCACACGCTCAAGGACGAGTTCCGCCACATCGATCCGCAACAGGCGCGCGTGCGTCTGGTCGAAGCCGGCCCGCGCGTGCTGCCCTCATTCCCGGAAGATCTCACCGACAAGGCGCGCAAGCAGCTGGAACGCCTGGGCGTGGAAGTGCACACCGGTACGCCGGTGACGCATATCGACGCGCTGGGCTATCAACTCGGCGACACCTTCGTGCCCGCGCGTACCGTCGTCTGGGCGGCCGGCGTGGCCGCCTCGCCGCTGGCGCGTACGCTGGGCGTGCCGCTGGATCGCGCCGGTCGCGTACTGGTGCAGCCGGACCTGAGCGTGCCCGGCCATCCGGAAATCTTCGTCGGCGGCGATCTGGCCTCGGTACAGCAGGACGGCCGCCCGGTGCCGGGCGTGGCGCCGGCGGCAAAGCAGATGGGCAAGCACATCGCCAAGGCGATCCGCGCGCGCCATCGCGGCCAGGCCACGCCGGCCTTCCGCTATCAGGACTACGGCAATCTGGCCACCATCGGCCGCATGGCCGCCATCGTGCATGTGGGCAAGCTCAAGCTCTCCGGCATTGTCGCCTGGTGGTTCTGGCTGGCCGCGCACGTGTACTTCCTGATCGGCTTCCGCAACCGCTTCGTGGTGCTGGTGAACTGGGCAATGGCGTACTGGAGCTACCAGCGCGCCGCACGCATCATCTTCGGCGGCGCAACCGACGACCCGCTGCCCAACAGCAAAGACGGATGA
- a CDS encoding NYN domain-containing protein has product MSMIDNPDKRIALLIDADNAPAGKIDVVLAEVARYGVANVRRAYGNWKSPHLKNWEAALHDYAIRPIQQFAYSSGKNASDMAMVIDAMDLLYARNLDGFAIVSSDADFTPLVMRLLTDGMKVYGFGEKKTPAPFVNACSKFTYVEALGEQAAAAGDTAAGRKDATALRSDTRLVQMLRNAIDSAREDDGWALLSAVGKQVANQASFDPRNYGYRKLSDLVRAIGLFEIKQDEQALWLRDAPKGGRAKAAQPAAAGSAQASAAKPAARATSKPAAGK; this is encoded by the coding sequence ATGAGCATGATCGACAACCCCGACAAACGCATCGCCTTGCTGATCGATGCCGACAACGCGCCGGCCGGCAAGATCGACGTGGTGCTGGCCGAAGTGGCGCGCTACGGTGTGGCCAATGTGCGCCGCGCCTACGGCAACTGGAAGAGCCCGCACCTGAAAAACTGGGAAGCGGCGCTGCACGATTATGCGATCCGGCCGATCCAGCAATTTGCCTATAGCTCGGGCAAAAACGCCTCGGACATGGCGATGGTGATTGACGCGATGGACCTGTTGTACGCGCGCAATCTGGATGGGTTTGCCATCGTGTCCAGCGATGCGGATTTCACCCCGCTGGTGATGCGTCTGCTCACCGATGGCATGAAGGTGTACGGCTTCGGCGAGAAGAAAACCCCGGCGCCGTTCGTCAATGCCTGCTCCAAGTTCACCTATGTCGAAGCGCTGGGCGAGCAGGCGGCAGCAGCCGGCGACACCGCTGCCGGGCGCAAGGACGCCACGGCGTTGCGTAGCGATACGCGTCTGGTGCAGATGCTGCGCAACGCGATCGACAGTGCCCGCGAAGACGATGGCTGGGCGCTGCTGAGTGCGGTGGGCAAGCAGGTGGCCAACCAGGCCTCGTTCGATCCGCGCAACTACGGCTACCGCAAGCTCAGCGATCTGGTGCGCGCGATCGGCTTGTTCGAGATCAAGCAGGACGAGCAAGCGTTGTGGCTACGCGATGCACCCAAGGGCGGGCGAGCGAAGGCTGCGCAGCCCGCTGCTGCTGGATCAGCGCAAGCCTCCGCTGCGAAGCCCGCGGCGCGCGCGACGTCCAAGCCGGCGGCAGGGAAATGA
- the sppA gene encoding signal peptide peptidase SppA, with protein MNHPVRRNPIASFFVGLWDVMNFTRRLIFNLAFFGFLFLMLLLFVVAIARGDGTKPLAERTTLVINPEGTLVEQFSADPVSRSLAKAVGDKSAEEVQLRDLVRVIEAAGKDRKIERVLLNLDKFQPSGFASQREVAAALQKLRASGKQIVAFSESMSQGQYLLAAQANEVYLDPMGSVLLEGLGRYRQYFREGLQDKLGVDVHLFRVGEYKSAAEPYILDAASADAKEADLFWMNDVWQRYLADVGTARKLSPAQLTAGIDTLPEGVAATGGDLAKFALQQKLVDGLKTREEVDALLTKRGVADSDADAGFRNIDFASYLTQLQARRSMDSRPQVAVVVAAGEISGGEQPAGRIGGESTAALLRQARDDEEVKAVVLRVDSPGGEVFASEQIRREVVALKQAGKPVVVSMGDLAASGGYWISMNADRIYADPSTISGSIGIFGMVPNLTRALDKIGVHTDGVGTTRFAGAFDITRPLDPAAGQVIQAVINKGYADFTGKVAQARHQSVDAIDKVARGRVWSGAQAKQHGLVDAFGGMQEAVADAADRAKLSKGKFRVRYVEKPATPFSQFMSGFAGSRMGAWMLGDSAMARAMLARSLPEVDTQLRFVEDAVHDSKAGGTPVKSLAYCFCGF; from the coding sequence ATGAACCACCCCGTGCGTCGCAATCCCATCGCCAGTTTCTTCGTTGGCCTGTGGGATGTGATGAATTTCACCCGGCGCCTGATCTTCAACCTGGCGTTTTTCGGCTTTTTGTTCCTGATGCTGCTGCTGTTTGTGGTGGCGATCGCGCGTGGCGACGGCACCAAGCCGCTGGCCGAGCGCACCACGCTGGTGATCAACCCGGAAGGCACCCTGGTCGAGCAGTTCAGCGCCGACCCGGTGAGCCGTTCGCTGGCCAAGGCAGTCGGCGACAAGAGCGCCGAAGAAGTGCAGCTGCGCGACCTGGTGCGGGTGATCGAGGCGGCCGGCAAGGATCGCAAGATCGAACGGGTGCTGTTGAACCTGGACAAGTTTCAGCCCTCCGGTTTCGCCTCGCAGCGCGAAGTCGCCGCGGCGTTACAGAAGCTGCGCGCCTCCGGCAAGCAGATCGTGGCTTTCAGCGAGAGCATGAGCCAGGGCCAGTACCTGCTGGCCGCGCAGGCCAACGAGGTCTATCTCGACCCGATGGGCAGCGTGCTGCTGGAAGGTCTTGGCCGCTATCGCCAGTATTTCCGCGAAGGCCTGCAGGACAAGCTGGGCGTGGATGTGCATCTGTTCCGCGTGGGCGAGTACAAGTCCGCGGCCGAGCCGTACATCCTCGACGCGGCCTCGGCCGACGCCAAGGAAGCGGATCTGTTCTGGATGAACGACGTGTGGCAGCGCTACCTGGCTGACGTCGGTACCGCGCGCAAGCTGAGCCCGGCGCAGCTGACCGCCGGCATCGATACGCTGCCCGAAGGCGTGGCCGCCACCGGTGGCGACCTGGCCAAGTTCGCGCTGCAGCAGAAGCTGGTCGACGGGCTCAAGACCCGCGAAGAAGTCGATGCCTTGCTGACCAAGCGCGGCGTGGCCGACAGCGATGCCGATGCCGGCTTCCGCAACATCGATTTCGCCAGCTATCTCACCCAGTTGCAGGCGCGGCGGTCCATGGACAGCCGCCCGCAGGTGGCCGTGGTAGTGGCCGCTGGCGAGATCAGCGGTGGCGAGCAGCCGGCCGGCCGCATCGGTGGCGAATCGACTGCCGCGTTGTTGCGTCAGGCGCGTGACGATGAAGAGGTCAAGGCGGTGGTGCTGCGGGTGGATTCGCCCGGCGGCGAAGTGTTCGCCTCCGAGCAGATCCGTCGCGAAGTGGTCGCGCTCAAGCAGGCCGGCAAGCCGGTAGTGGTCTCGATGGGCGATCTGGCCGCCTCGGGCGGTTACTGGATCAGCATGAATGCCGATCGCATCTATGCCGACCCGTCGACCATCAGCGGCTCGATCGGCATATTCGGCATGGTGCCGAATCTGACCCGCGCCCTCGACAAGATCGGCGTGCATACCGATGGTGTGGGCACCACGCGGTTTGCCGGTGCCTTCGACATCACCCGTCCGCTGGATCCGGCCGCCGGCCAGGTCATCCAGGCGGTGATCAACAAGGGCTATGCCGACTTCACCGGCAAGGTGGCGCAGGCGCGTCACCAGTCGGTGGACGCCATCGACAAGGTCGCCCGTGGTCGCGTGTGGAGCGGGGCGCAGGCCAAGCAGCACGGCCTGGTGGATGCGTTCGGCGGCATGCAGGAGGCAGTGGCCGATGCGGCCGATCGGGCAAAGTTGAGCAAGGGCAAGTTCCGCGTGCGCTATGTCGAGAAGCCGGCCACGCCGTTCTCGCAGTTCATGAGCGGCTTTGCCGGCAGCCGCATGGGCGCCTGGATGCTGGGCGATTCGGCTATGGCACGCGCAATGCTGGCGCGCTCGCTGCCGGAAGTGGACACCCAGTTGCGCTTCGTCGAAGACGCCGTGCATGACAGCAAGGCCGGTGGCACGCCGGTCAA
- a CDS encoding primosomal protein N', with protein MSSTVATLRVALPVPLPQLFDYLPPADAPLTDPARVGCRVRVPFGPRELVGVVVEIGQLTSAEGLRPALAWCDDAPLLVEELARSLHWLARYTHAPLGETQASALPGPLRRGEPLADTHAWAWQLTETGRTGAAGLRAGSRPALLAALLLTGAVGEEQLDPLLPQWREAARSLAKRDYVERVAVPADAIPPRPGSGPQLNDEQQAAAAAVRAHTGFATYLLDGVTGSGKTEVYLQAIADCLAAGRQALVLVPEIGLTPQTLGRFRARLGVPVHALHSGLSDGERARVWAAAWRGEAKLIVGTRSAIFIPLPKAGLIVVDEEHDGSYKQQDGIRYHARDFALVRGKALDVPVILGSATPSLESLHNAYSGRYQHLRLSRRAGEARPPRVRVLDVRKRPLKDGLSPEVLAGIGATLARGEQVLVFKNRRGYAPVLLCHDCGWTAACQRCSTPLHQTPMTVHAGGRRLQCHHCGARQSAPLACPACASLALQPQGIGTERLEERLTEAFPEFPVVRIDRSTTQRRDALETQLARLGTEAGILVGTQILAKGHDLPRLTMVVVVGIDEGLFSADFRAAEKLSQQLIQVAGRAGRADRPGEVWLQTHHPEHPLLQTLVNGGYHAFADAELQQREAAGFPPFAHLALFRAEAKDVAAANQFLMAVRGLTTSDTTTQSPAFAAVECYGPMPAPMPRRAGFQRTQLLLSAQQRSALHRLLDAQLPAIYALPQARRVRWSLDVDPIDLY; from the coding sequence ATGTCTTCGACCGTCGCCACCCTGCGCGTCGCCCTGCCGGTGCCGCTACCCCAACTGTTCGACTATCTGCCTCCGGCCGACGCGCCGCTGACCGATCCGGCGCGGGTCGGCTGCCGGGTGCGGGTGCCGTTCGGGCCACGCGAGCTGGTCGGGGTGGTGGTGGAGATCGGGCAGCTGACGTCGGCCGAGGGGCTGCGCCCGGCGCTGGCGTGGTGCGACGACGCCCCGCTGCTGGTCGAGGAGCTGGCCCGCTCGCTGCACTGGCTGGCGCGCTACACCCACGCACCGCTTGGCGAAACCCAGGCCAGCGCGCTGCCCGGCCCGTTGCGCCGTGGCGAACCGCTGGCCGATACCCATGCCTGGGCCTGGCAGCTGACCGAGACCGGGCGCACCGGCGCTGCCGGTCTGCGCGCAGGCAGCCGCCCAGCCTTGCTCGCAGCCCTGCTGCTCACCGGTGCGGTGGGCGAAGAACAGTTGGACCCGTTGCTGCCGCAATGGCGCGAGGCCGCGCGCAGTCTGGCCAAGCGCGACTATGTCGAGCGCGTGGCGGTGCCCGCCGACGCCATCCCGCCGCGCCCCGGCAGTGGCCCGCAGCTCAACGACGAGCAACAGGCCGCCGCAGCCGCCGTCCGCGCACACACCGGCTTTGCCACCTATCTACTCGATGGCGTCACCGGCAGCGGCAAGACCGAGGTCTATCTGCAGGCGATCGCCGACTGCCTTGCCGCCGGACGCCAGGCGCTGGTGCTGGTGCCGGAAATCGGCCTGACCCCGCAGACGCTGGGCCGCTTCCGCGCCCGCCTGGGCGTGCCCGTACATGCGCTGCACTCGGGCCTGTCCGATGGCGAACGCGCCCGCGTGTGGGCGGCGGCCTGGCGTGGCGAGGCCAAACTGATCGTCGGCACCCGCTCGGCGATCTTCATTCCGCTGCCCAAGGCCGGCCTGATCGTGGTCGATGAAGAACACGACGGCAGCTACAAGCAGCAGGACGGCATCCGCTACCACGCCCGCGACTTCGCGCTGGTGCGCGGCAAGGCGCTGGATGTGCCGGTGATTTTGGGCAGCGCCACGCCATCGCTGGAAAGCCTGCACAACGCCTATTCCGGCCGCTACCAGCATCTGCGCCTGTCGCGTCGGGCCGGCGAGGCGCGTCCGCCGCGCGTGCGCGTGCTCGATGTGCGCAAGCGTCCGCTCAAGGACGGCCTGTCGCCGGAGGTGCTGGCCGGCATCGGCGCCACCCTGGCGCGCGGCGAGCAGGTACTGGTGTTCAAGAACCGCCGCGGCTACGCGCCGGTGCTGCTGTGTCACGACTGCGGCTGGACCGCCGCCTGCCAACGCTGCAGCACGCCGCTGCACCAGACCCCGATGACCGTGCACGCCGGCGGCCGCCGCCTGCAATGCCATCACTGCGGCGCGCGCCAATCCGCACCGCTGGCCTGCCCGGCCTGCGCCAGTCTGGCGCTGCAGCCGCAAGGCATCGGCACCGAGCGGCTGGAAGAACGCCTGACCGAGGCGTTCCCGGAGTTTCCGGTGGTGCGTATCGATCGCAGCACCACCCAGCGCCGCGATGCGCTGGAAACCCAACTCGCCCGGCTCGGTACCGAAGCCGGCATCCTGGTGGGCACGCAGATCCTGGCCAAGGGCCACGACCTGCCACGGCTGACCATGGTGGTGGTGGTCGGCATCGACGAAGGCCTGTTTTCGGCCGACTTCCGCGCCGCCGAGAAACTCTCCCAACAACTGATCCAGGTGGCAGGACGCGCCGGGCGTGCAGACCGCCCTGGCGAGGTCTGGTTACAGACCCACCACCCGGAACATCCCTTGCTGCAGACGCTTGTCAACGGCGGTTACCACGCCTTCGCCGATGCCGAACTGCAACAGCGCGAAGCGGCGGGATTTCCACCCTTCGCGCATCTGGCGCTGTTCCGCGCCGAGGCCAAGGACGTGGCGGCCGCCAATCAGTTTTTGATGGCAGTGCGTGGATTGACCACGTCAGACACCACGACGCAATCGCCCGCGTTTGCCGCAGTGGAATGCTACGGCCCGATGCCCGCACCGATGCCGCGCCGCGCCGGTTTCCAGCGCACGCAGCTGTTGTTGTCTGCGCAACAGCGCTCGGCCTTGCACCGTTTGCTCGATGCGCAACTGCCGGCCATCTACGCATTGCCGCAGGCGCGCCGCGTGCGCTGGTCGCTGGATGTGGACCCGATTGATCTGTATTAG
- a CDS encoding MATE family efflux transporter encodes MSVSSAPTSATPGFAAEVRTTGLLALPLVLGHVSTGLIGFVDNVIAGHHGTATLAAVTIGTSLLWLPMLVPIGTLISLTASVSQLVGAGREREIGPLFRQALWLSLGLGAVMFAFLSAVPPLLPTFGIAPDIVPGATDFLHAVRWGGPALTFYFCMRYLSEGMHWTLPTMLLGFGGLLVLAPLGYALTYGKFGFAEHGAQGLGMASAITMWVQALAFALYLWRSRRFAHLQLFTHLEGPRWRAIGDLLRTGLPIGITVLMEGGLFIVTALLIGRLGSTEAAAHQIAINVAQLCFMIPMGVAEATTVRVGHAVGRGDPLGMRRAAWAGYAIVLGTQALSASVLLLGHDAIVSVYTDDVAVAALASVLLLYAATFQFPDGIQVLSSGALRGLKDTRVPMFLAMFSYWGVGMPIGAGLGLGLGWGPQGMWIGLILGLTVASILMGLRFRQTSRRLTADATP; translated from the coding sequence ATGTCTGTTTCTTCTGCACCCACGTCCGCGACGCCAGGCTTCGCTGCGGAAGTGCGTACCACCGGCCTGCTCGCGCTGCCGCTGGTGCTCGGCCACGTCTCTACCGGCCTCATTGGCTTTGTCGACAACGTCATCGCCGGCCACCACGGCACCGCCACGTTGGCCGCAGTCACCATCGGCACCTCGCTGTTGTGGCTGCCGATGCTGGTGCCGATCGGCACGCTGATCTCGTTGACCGCTTCGGTCTCGCAACTGGTCGGTGCCGGCCGCGAGCGCGAGATCGGCCCGTTGTTCCGCCAGGCGTTGTGGTTATCGCTCGGCCTGGGCGCGGTGATGTTCGCCTTCCTGAGCGCGGTACCGCCGCTGCTGCCCACCTTCGGGATTGCGCCGGACATCGTGCCGGGGGCGACCGACTTCCTGCATGCGGTGCGCTGGGGCGGGCCAGCGCTGACGTTCTACTTCTGCATGCGCTATCTCAGCGAAGGCATGCACTGGACGCTGCCGACCATGTTGCTGGGTTTTGGCGGCCTGCTGGTGCTGGCGCCGCTGGGCTATGCGCTGACCTACGGCAAATTCGGTTTTGCCGAGCACGGTGCGCAGGGCCTGGGTATGGCCTCGGCGATCACCATGTGGGTGCAGGCACTCGCGTTTGCGCTGTATCTGTGGCGCTCGCGCCGCTTCGCGCATCTGCAGTTGTTCACCCATCTGGAAGGGCCGCGCTGGCGCGCCATCGGCGATCTGTTGCGTACCGGCCTGCCGATCGGCATCACCGTGTTGATGGAAGGCGGGCTGTTCATCGTCACCGCCTTGCTGATCGGCCGGCTCGGCTCCACCGAAGCGGCGGCGCACCAGATTGCGATCAACGTTGCGCAGCTGTGCTTCATGATCCCGATGGGCGTGGCCGAGGCCACCACCGTGCGGGTCGGGCATGCGGTGGGGCGTGGTGATCCGCTCGGCATGCGGCGTGCGGCCTGGGCCGGCTACGCCATCGTGCTGGGCACCCAGGCATTGTCGGCCAGCGTGCTGTTGCTGGGCCACGACGCCATCGTGAGTGTCTACACCGACGATGTGGCGGTGGCGGCGTTGGCCTCGGTGCTGCTGCTGTACGCGGCCACGTTCCAGTTTCCCGACGGCATCCAGGTGCTCTCCAGCGGCGCGCTGCGTGGGCTCAAGGACACCCGTGTGCCGATGTTCCTGGCGATGTTCTCGTATTGGGGCGTGGGCATGCCGATCGGCGCCGGGCTCGGCCTGGGACTTGGCTGGGGCCCGCAAGGCATGTGGATCGGCTTGATTCTGGGCCTGACCGTGGCGTCGATCCTGATGGGCCTGCGTTTCCGCCAGACCAGCCGGCGCCTGACTGCCGACGCGACCCCCTGA